From a region of the Eulemur rufifrons isolate Redbay chromosome 7, OSU_ERuf_1, whole genome shotgun sequence genome:
- the IER5L gene encoding immediate early response gene 5-like protein: MECALDAQSLISISLRKIHSSRTQRGGIKLHKNLLVSYVLRNARQLYLSERYAELYRRQQQQPQQQQQPQQQQQPPHHQHQHLAYAAPGMPASAADFGPLQLGGGGDAEAREPAARHQLHQLHQLHQLHLQQQLHQHQHPAPRGCAAAAAGAPAGGAGALSELPGCAALQPPHGAPHRGQPLEPLQPGPAPLPLPLPPPAPAALCLRDPRASAACSVPSAPPGATPPAAAASPPASPAPASSPGFYRGAYPAPSDFGVHCSSQTTVLDLDTHVVTTVENGYLHQDCCASAHCPCCGQGAPGPGLASTTGCKRKYYPGQEEEDEDEEDAGDLGAEPPGGAPFAPCKRARFEDFCPDSSPDASNISNLISIFGSGFSGLVSRQPDSSEQPPPLNGQLCAKQALASLGAWTRAIVAF, from the coding sequence ATGGAGTGCGCCCTGGACGCCCAGAGCCTGATCAGCATCTCCCTGCGCAAGATCCACAGCTCCCGGACCCAGCGCGGCGGCATCAAGCTGCACAAGAACCTCCTGGTGTCCTACGTGCTCCGCAACGCGCGCCAGCTCTACCTGAGCGAGCGCTACGCTGAGCTCTACCggcgccagcagcagcagccgcagcaacagcagcagccgcagcaacagcagcagccgccccaccaccagcaccagcacctCGCGTACGCGGCACCGGGCATGCCGGCCAGCGCGGCTGACTTCGGCCCGCTCCAACTTGGCGGCGGCGGGGACGCGGAGGCGCGCGAGCCGGCCGCCCGGCACCAGCTGCACCAGCTCCACCAGCTCCACCAGCTGCATCTCCAGCAGCAGCTGCACCAGCACCAGCACCCGGCGCCCAGGGGctgcgcggcggcggcggccggggcgCCCGCGGGCGGCGCGGGGGCGCTCTCGGAGCTGCCCGGGTGCGCCGCGCTCCAGCCGCCGCACGGCGCGCCCCACCGCGGGCAGCCCTTGGAGCCGCTGCAGCCGGGTCCTGCGCCGCTGCCGCTGCCTCTGCCGCCGCCTGCGCCCGCTGCGCTCTGCCTGCGGGACCCTCGCGCCTCGGCTGCCTGCTCCGTGCCCTCCGCGCCCCCAGGGGCCACCCCtccggccgccgccgcctccccgcccgcctccccggcACCCGCCTCCTCCCCCGGCTTCTACCGGGGCGCGTACCCGGCCCCCTCGGACTTCGGCGTGCACTGCAGCAGCCAGACCACCGTGCTGGACCTGGACACTCACGTGGTGACTACGGTGGAGAACGGCTACTTGCACCAGGACTGCTGCGCCTCCGCCCACTGCCCCTGCTGCGGCCAGGGCGCTCCGGGACCGGGCCTGGCGTCCACCACCGGCTGCAAGCGCAAGTATTACCCTggtcaggaggaggaggacgaagaCGAGGAGGACGCGGGCGACCTGGGGGCCGAGCCCCCCGGGGGCGCCCCGTTCGCCCCCTGCAAGCGCGCCCGCTTCGAGGACTTCTGCCCAGACTCGTCCCCGGACGCGTCCAACATCTCAAACTTGATCTCCATCTTTGGCTCGGGCTTCTCCGGGCTGGTGAGCCGACAGCCGGACTCCTCCGAGCAGCCGCCGCCGCTCAACGGGCAGCTGTGCGCCAAGCAGGCGCTCGCCAGCCTCGGCGCCTGGACTCGAGCCATTGTCGCCTTCTAG